Genomic window (Sphingosinicella microcystinivorans):
GCGTGCGGCCCCACTGCACGTCCCAAGCGTAAGAGGTATTTCCATGAAACTCACCCTGATCGCGGCGCTTTGCGCCGCCACCCTTCCGTTCGCCGCCGCGCAGGCACAGGGGGCCGAATCGCCGGACGGCAGCCGCGCCTTCGGCATCGAGCCCTATGTGGGCATCGGCGGCGGCTGGCACGATTTCGACACCGGCAACAAGGGCCTGCTGCAAACGCAGGGCAGCGCCAAGGGCGGGCTCGTGACCGGCTTTGCCGGCGTCAACGTGCCGCTCGGCATGTTCGTCGTGGGCGCCGAGGGCAACGTCGCCAAGGGCTTCGGCGACATCGACTGGGAATACGGCGTCACCGGCCATGTCGGCATCCGCGTCGGCGAGAGCGGCATGGTCTTCGGCCGCGCCGGCTACCAGTGGGTCAACACCGACATCGGCGATGACCGCAACGAGCTCTACGGCTTCGGCGTCGAGGTCGGACCGAAGGACATCGGCCTCGGCGGCGTGACCGGCGAAAGCGGCGTGCGCCTGCGCCTCGCCGTCGACACGTTCGACGTGTTCCAGAGCATCCGTCCGACCGCGGCGGTCGTGTTCCACTTCTAACCTGTCAGAGGCGCCGTGGACGCCTGCGGGCGTCTACGGCGCCGACCGGCACGGCTGGATGTCGATCGGGCGCGGCCGGGGCTTCGTCGCCGCGTAGATCGCGAGATACGACTTGCCGTCCAGCTCGTGCAGCGCCTGCCGCTCGAAGCCGATCGTCGTCACCTCGCAGTCGAGCAGCCACGGCGGCGTCCCGTGACTCCGCGTCGGCCGGTCGGCATCGACGATGCCGACGAGCGCCCCCGGCTTCAGGCTGGTGCGCAGGTTCCAGAGCAGCTCGTAGGGGTTCTCGATCTCGTGGTACATGTGCACGAGGAGCGCGCGGTCGAGGCTGGCGGGCGGCAGCTTGGGATCGCCCGGCGTGCCGAGCACCACCGAGACATTGCTGAACCCCTCGGCGTGCACGCGGCCGCGCAGGTCGTTCACGGTGTTCTCGAAAATATCCTCGGCATAGACGCGGCCCGCATCGCCCACCCGGCGCGAGAGGTTCACCGTGTAGTAGCCTCGCCCAGCGCCGATATCGGCGACGACCGAGCCGGGCGCGATGCCCATCAGGTCCATCACGCGGCGCGCCTCGCCCGCCCGCTCGCGGCTCTCCTCGTCGGAGAACTGGGCGCTGACGATCTCCGCGACCGGCCGCTCGACGGACGGGAAACTGTCCTCCCCCGGAGGCTCCGGCGGCGCGGGCGGCGCCTTGCAGGCCGCCAGCAGCGCGAACGAAAGCAGGAAAAAAACGCGGCCTGTCATTGGCCCCCTTCTACTTCGAACGCTGCCGTGCAGGCAATGCGAAGGACCGCGCATGGACTCGGGAAGCGCGAATCCCTACATGCGCGGGCGATGACCCGCCCGTTTCTCAAGATGCACGGCCTCGGCAACGACTTCGTCGTGTTCGACGCGCGCCGCGATCCACTGTCGCTAACGGCAGCGCAGGTGCGCGCCATCGCCGACCGCCACACGGGCATCGGCTGCGACCAGCTCATCGTCATCGAGGCCGCGGACCACGCCGACGCATACATGCGCATCTGGAACGCCGACGGCGGCGAGGTGGAGGCGTGCGGCAACGCCTCGCGCTGCGTCGCGCAGGTGATCGGCGCGAACGCCGTCATCGACACGGCAGGCGGCCGCATCGAAGGCACGGCGACGGCGGACGGCGCCAGCATCGACATGGGCGCGCCGCGCTTCGGCTGGGACGAGATCCCGCTCGCCTACGCGATGGACACGCTGCACATGCCGGTCGGCTGGGAAGTCCTTGAAAACCCGGTGGCAGTGAATGTCGGCAATCCGCACGTCGTGTTCTTCGTGCCGGATACGGACGCGATCGAACTGGAGCGCCTCGGGCCGCTCATCGAGCACGACCCGCTGTTCCCCGCGCGCGTCAATGTGAACGCCGCTAGCATCGTCTCGCGCGCCCACATCCGCCTGCGCGTCTGGGAGCGCGGCGCCGGGCTGACCCGCGCCTGCGGCACCGGCGCCTGCGCCACCGCCGTCGCAGCAATGCGCCGGGGTCTCGTGGGCCGTGAGGTGACGGTGACGCTGCCCGGCGGCGATCTTTCCATCGTATGGCGGGACGACAACCACATCATCATGACCGGCCCCGCGACCACCGCCTTCACCGGCGAGATCGACCTCGGGGCCTACGCTTGAGCGAGGCGCAGGTCATCAACCTCGGTTGCAGGCTGAACATCTACGAAGGCGAGATCATCCGGCAGCACCTTGCCGCCGCCGGAGACGCCGACACCATCGTCGTCAACAGCTGCGCCGTCACCGGCGAGGCGGTGCGGCAGGCGCGGCAGACGATCCGCCGTCTGAAGCGCGAGCGCCCCGACGCGCGCGTCATCGTCACGGGCTGCGCCGCGCAGGTGGAAGCGGCGGGCTTTGCCGCGATGCCCGAAGTCTCCCGCGTCGTCGGCAATGCCGAGAAGCTGGACGCCGCCGCGCTGCTGGGCGGCGAGCGCGTGCGCGTGGGCGACATCATGGCGGTGCGCGAGACGGCCCCGCACTTGCTAGACGGCTTTTCCGCCAACACGCGCGCCTTCGTGGAAGTGCAGAACGGCTGCGACCACCGCTGCACCTTCTGCATCATCCCCTACGCCCGCGGCAATTCGCGGAGTGTTCCGGCGGGCCTCGTCGTCGACCGCATCCGGCGGCTCGTGGATGGCGGCGTGCAGGAGGTCGTGCTGACCGGCGTCGATCTCACCTCCTACGGCCCCGACCTGCCGGGCAGCCCGACGCTCGGCAGCCTCGTACAGCGTATCTTGCGCCATGTGCCCGCGCTCAGCCGCCTGCGCCTCTCGTCCATTGATTCGATCGAGGCCGATCCCGCGCTCGTCGAGGCGATCACCGGCGAGCCGCGCGTGATGCCGCACCTGCACCTGTCGCTGCAATCGGGCGACGACATGATCCTGAAGCGCATGAAGCGCCGCCACACGCGCGCCGACGCCGTGCGCTTCGTGGAGACCGTGAAGGCGAAGCGCCCGGAGATCGCCATCGGCGCCGATATCATCGCCGGTTTTCCCACCGAGACGGACGACATGTTCGAGAACTCGCTCAGCCTCATCGACGACTGCGACATCGTCTTCGGCCACATCTTTCCGTATTCGGCGCGCACCGGCACGCCCGCCGCACGGATGCCGCAACTCCCCGTGCCGATCCGCAAGGCACGCGCCGCACGGCTGCGCGAGGCCGCGGCGCAGAGGCTCGCCGCGCATCTCGCCGCGCAGCAGGGCCGCAGCATCGACGTGCTCGTCGAAAAGGACGGGCGCACTGGCCACGCCGCCGATTTCACGCCCGCCGCGCTCGATCGGCCCGCGCTACCGGGCAGCATCGTGCGCGCACGCGTGACTGGCGCGGAGGCGTCGAGGCTGCTAGCGACGCCCGCGTGAGCGAAGATCAGGCAGAACCGAAAGGCTGGCTCGCGCGGCTCCGCGCCGGGCTTCAGCGCACGTCCGGCAAGCTCGGCGAGAATCTCTCGGGGCTCGTCTCGAAGCGTCCGCTCGACGACGCGATGCTGGAGGAGATCGAGGAGGCGCTGATCGCCTCCGACCTCGGCCCCGCCACCGCCGCGCGCATCACCGCGAAGCTCGCCGCCGACAAGTTCGACCGGCAGGTGTCGGACGACGAGGTGAAGACGGTCGTCGCCGCCGAGGTGGAGGCCGTGCTGGCGAAGGTCGCGCAGCCCATCGAGGTGACGGCTTTCCCGCGCCCGCACGTGATCCTCGTCGTCGGCGTCAACGGCTCCGGCAAGACCACGACCATCGCCAAGCTCGCGCATTTGTTCCAGGAGCAGGACTATTCGGTGATGCTGGCGGCAGGCGACACGTTCCGCGCCGCCGCCATCGAGCAGCTTTCGATCTGGGGCGGGCGGCTCAACATCCCCGTCGTCTCCGGCACGGTGGGCGGCGATGCCGCCGCACTGTCGTTCGAGGCGCTGACCAAGGCGCGCGCGGCGGGCGCGGACGTGCTCATCATCGACACCGCCGGCCGCCTTCAGAACAAGGCGGGGCTGATGGACGAGCTTGCAAAGATCAAGCGCGTGCTGAAGCGCCAGATGGAGTCCGCGCCGCACGACGTCGTGCTCGTGCTCGACGCTACCACGGGCCAGAATGCGCTCTCGCAGATCGACGTGTTCCGGGAGGTCGCGGGCGTCACCGGGCTCGTGATGACGAAGCTGGACGGTACCGCGCGCGGCGGCGTGCTCGTCGCGGCGGCGGACCGGGCGAAACTCCCTGTTCACGCGATCGGCGTAGGAGAGCGGATCGACGACCTCCGCCCGTTCGATCCGCGCGCCTTCGCGCGGGCGCTCGCGGGGCTCGATCAGGGGAAGGACGGCAATGGCTGACGAGAAGGGTTCATCGCTCAGGGTCGCGCTCGATTTCGGGCCGCTGCTCGTCTTCTTCGCGGTGAACAGCCTCGCCCCCGGCGACGACGTCAATCAGGCGGTGTGGGCAACGGCGGCGTTCATGATCGCCACCGCCATCGCCATGATCGTCTCGAAGGTGAAGACCGGCCGCGTCGGACCGATGCAGTGGTTCACCGGCATCATCGTCGCGATCTTCGGCGGCATGACGATCTACCTGCGCGACGAAAGCTTCTTCCAGATCAAGACGACGATCATCTACGCGATGTTCGCCGCGATCCTGTTCTTCGGGCTCGTCACCGGCCGGCCCCTCCTCAAGCTCGTCATGGAAAGCGGCTTTCCGGCAATGGACGACCACGGCTGGAAGAAGCTGACGCGCAACTGGGCGGTCTTCTTCCTCGCCATGGCGATCCTGAACGAGGGCCTGCGCGCCTACCTCACCTTCGACCAATGGGTCGCCTTCAAGGTGTGGGGCGTCCTCGTCATCTCGATGATCTTCGCCGCGTCGCAGGCGCCGATCCTGATGAAGCACGGCAAGGACGGGAACACGGACTGAGCTGAGTACGAACCGTCTTGCAGCGTTTCCTCAGCGCGGACGCCGCGGCCGGACAGCAGCGACATCGAAATTCACGCCCGCGTGTTTCCACGCGAGAATGTCCGGGTATTTCCACGCCGTCGTCGCCGCGCGCGCGGCCTCGATCTTCGCGATGGCCTCATCGACGCCGGGCACGGCGGACATCCAGCCGCGCGCCGCGGCATCCTTCGCCATGCGGAGCAGCCAGTACGCGCGCTGGATCGTGTGCGGCGCCGAGCCGTTGAAGTTCGTAGCCGGCAGGTCGGTGCGCGCCGCGAACTGCGCGAGGATGCCGTCCAGCGTCGTCGCCGAGCCGTTCATGCTGATCAGCGTCGATTCCACCGGCTCGTCGAAGCCCCGCGTGCCGCCGACGCGCGCGCGGATCACGAAATGCTCGGCCAGCCGCCGCAGCAGCGCGGGCTCGCCCGCCGACGCCCACAGGTAGGCGACCTCCGGACCGTAGCCCTGCGCCATGAAATCCGAGAACGAGACCGTCGCATCGTAGGCCTTGAACGCGCTCATCATCGCGCGGCGCTCGGCGGAAACGCTCGTCACCTCGATGCGCGTCGCGGGCTCCGTCCCGTCGAGCTGGGCGATCAGCGTCTTCCAGTCGGCGATCACGTCCGCCGCCATCTTCTTGCCCCGCGCCGGTTCCCAGAGCAGCGGGCCCGAAGCGTTCTGCGCCACGTCCCGCGCCTTCCACACCGCCGAGAAGAGGTTGAGCGTCATGCGCTGGTAGTTGAACTGCGCGCGGTAATTGCCGCCGACCGGGCCGCGATAGGGCGCGGCCAGCGCATAGGCGGCGGTCGCCTGTTGCAGGATCGCCGCACGCGGGTCGCCTGTCGCCAGCCAGTACGCGTAACCATGGTTGATGAGGTGCGCCTCGTCGCGGCCGTGCGGGTAGGTCGTGCCCGCCTTGGCGGCGAGTTCGGCGAGATACGGGTAGTCGGCCGGCGCAGTCCACTTGCCTTCGTTCTTGTAGTTTTCCGTCTTCGCGATGCCCTCGTTGACGTACTTGAGATCACCGCTGAGCGGGAGCTGCGGGTCGCGCAGCGTATCGTGGTTCGCGGACCAGATCGCGAGGTTCGGCAACGAGAGGCTCCACAGCATCTGCGCGCGGTTGCGCACCGCCGAGGCCGTGAACATCGCGCTGTCGCCGTCGACGGCCGCGGCGATCATCTGCGCATCGTCGCCGGAGAGGAAGCCGCGCGAGGACGAATATTCGCCGCCCTGCCCCGAGACGACACCGATGCTGTTCCACGACGACGAGCGGCCGTAGATGCGGTCGGGCTTGTAATCCTGCGCGATGCCGCCCGGCAGGCGCCGGGGCGTGCTCGACGGCGTCTTGGGCCAGCCCGAGAACGCCGCCGCGCTGTAGGGCAGCACGCGCTTGTCCGCCACCGCCTGCCGCAGCCGCTCCATGCTTGGCGCAACAGGCTCGCCGTTGTCGGCGCACTTCATCGAACCTGGAAGGACGCGGATCGTGCCCGTATACCACGGCGAGGCGACCGCATAAGCACGCTCGTCGATCATGCCGCCGCCGTCCGGCGCGCGCGTGATGCAGATGCTACCCCACTCCGGCTTCGCAGCGTAGCGGAACAGGTACGCCCTGTCCCTGCCGACGCCATCGAGGCGGGCAACCGGCCATTCGCCTGTCGGTGTTCTGATCGTGCCCAGCGGCTTGGGGGCCGCCGCTTTGCCGTCAATGGCGATCGCTCCTTGCGCTTCAGCGGAAGACGGGAAGAGCGCGGCGGCAAATATGGCCGAAAGCAGCAGACTCCTGGAGCGTAGCATCTGGATCGAGTGACACATTCCCTCCGGGAGAACAAGCCGACCGCATCGGTTCCCCGCTTGGGCGGGCTTGCCGCGCAACAGCACCCGATGCAGCCGGCACGAAGCCCATCCGGACCCTAGAGCGGGCTGGGCGATTCCGGAAGCACCCAGCCCGCTCTATCCCTTGGCCGCACCGTTCTTCGCGGAAAACCGGTGCCCACTTTCCCGCACGATGCTCTAGAACGCCACTCCGGCGTGTTTCCACGCGAGAATGTCCGGATATTTCCACGCCGTCGTCGCGGCCCGCGCGGCATCCATCTTGGCGATGGCCTCGTCGACACCGGGCACGGCGGGCATCCAGCCGCGCGCCGCGGCATCCTTCGCCATGCGGAGCAGCCAGTACGCGCGCTGGATCGTGTGCGGCGCCGAGCCGTTGAAGTTCGTAGCCGGCAGGTCGGTGCGCGCCGCGAACTGCGCGAGGATGCCGTCCAGCGTCGTCGCCGAGCCGTTCATGCTGATCAGCGTCGATTCCACCGGCTCGTCGAAGCCCCGCGTGCCGCCGACGCGCGCGCGGATCACGAAATGCTCGGCCAGCCGCCGCAGCAGCGCGGGCTCGCCCGCCGACGCCCACAGGTAGGCGACCTCCGGACCGTAGCCCTGCGCCATGAAATCCGAGAACGAGACCGTCGCATCGTAGGCCTTGAACGCGCTCATCATCGCGCGGCGCTCGGCGGAAACGCTCGTCACCTCGATGCGCGTCGCGGGCTCCGTCCCGTCGAGCTGGGCGATCAGCGTCTTCCAGTCGGCGATCACGTCCGCCGCCATCTTCTTGCCCCGCGCCGGTTCCCAGAGCAGCGGGCCCGAAGCGTTCTGCGCCACGTCCCGCGCCTTCCACACCGCCGAGAACAGGTTGAGCGTCCAGCGCTGGTAGTTGAACTGCGCCCTGTAACCGGTGCCGACCGGCCCCCTGTAGATCGAGCCCAGCGCATAGGCGGCGGTCGCCTGTTGCAGGATCGCCGCACGCGGGTCGCCGGTGGCCAGCCAGTACGCGTAACCGTGGTTGAGGAGGTGCTCGGCATTGCGGCCGTGCGGGTAGGCCGTGCCCGCCTTGGCGCCGAGTTCGGAGAGATACGGGTAGTCGGCCGGCGGGGTCCAGCTGCCCTCGTTGCTGTAGTTCTCGGTCTTCGCGGTGCCCGCGCCTACATAGGCGAGGTCGCCGCTGAGCGGGAACTGCGGGTCGCGCAGCATGTCGTGGTTCTCGGACCAGAGCGCGAGGTTCGGCAGCGAGAGGCTCCACAGCATCTGCGCGCGGTTGCGCGCCGCCGAGGCCGTGAACATCGCGGCGTTGCCGTCGACGGCCGCAGCGATCATCTGCGCGTCGTCGCCGGAGAGGAAGCCGCGCGAGGAGGCGTATTCGCCGCCCTGCCCCGAGACGACGCCGACGCTGTTCCACGACGACGACTGGCCGTAGATGCGGTCGGGCCGGTAGTCCTGCGCGATGCCGCCGGGCAGACGCTCGGGCGCATCCTTGACGGTCGCGCCCTTCGGCCAGCCCGCAAAGGCTGCTGCGCTGTAGGGCACCGTACGCCGCGCCGCCACCGCCGCGCGCAGCCGCTCCATGCTCGGCGCGACGGGCTCGCCGTTGTCGACGCACTTCATCGAACCGTTGAGGACGGACAACTTCACTTCCACCCCGTTCACGGACAGCGTGTAGAAGCGCTCGCCGACGGTGGTGTCGCCCGACACGGCATGGCGGACCACACAGATGCTCCACCACGTCGGACGGCTCGAATATCCGAACTGATAGGCGTGCCCCCCGCTCACGGGGCCCAGATCGCTGACGGGCCACGTGCCCGTCGGCGTGGTGATGTTGCCGAGAGATGTCGCCGCAAGCCGCGTACCCGCCATCGAAACCGTGACCGGCCCCGACGGCATCTTCGAATCAGCCGCGGGGGGCGTAGGAGTCGGCGTGGGCGTGGGCGTGGGTGTAGGAGTGGGTGTCGGCGTCGGTGTGGGAGTCGGCGTAGGCGTAGGAGTGGGTGTCGGCGTTGGCGTCGGTGCGGGCGTGGGTGTCGGCGTCGGCGTCGGGTCCGACGGAGACGGGTCCGACGGAGACGGGTCCGATGGAGACGGGTCCGACGGCGGCGGCGTCACCGTTGCCGGAGGCGTCGTGGTGCCCCCGGCATCGGTTTGCGTTCCGCTCGATCCACCACCGCCTCCACAGGCCGACAGAAGAATGAATGCGGTGATGAAGGCGACAGGGCGAGCCCGGCCGCGCAAACGCCCAGCAGAAAAAATGTTCATTGACCCCAACGACCCCTCGTTGTGACCGCGAAATTGCGGATTTGAGGGAATTCTTGGGTTTCAACTCTAAACAAATACCTAATACATCAAGTGCCGTGCGACACTTTGATGGTTAAGATCGGCGAACTGATTGTAATTACGGAGACGAAATATTGGTTAACACTTTATTTACTTTTGGCCTCAACATTTCGTCAACGAAGATTGGTCGCAGCAAATGACCAGTTTATCGTATTGGTTAAGAAAACGTCTACGAAATCCGGCCGTGCGTTCTGGTAGTCGAGATAATAGGCGTGCTCCCAGACATCGAGGGTAAGCAGCGGATTCAGCCCTTCGTGGACGAGCGCCGAATCCGCGTCGTGGGTCGAGATGATCCTGAGCCCGTCGCCGTCCTGGCACAGCCACGCCCAGCCGCTGCCGAAATGCACGGTCGCCTCCGCCTTGAAGGCCTCACTGAACTTCGCAAGGCCGCCGAACGCGGAATCGACGAGATCCTTGAGCCTGCCCTCCGGCCCGGTTTTTTCGGGCGACAGCGAATTCCAGAAGAACGTGTGGTTCCACGCCTGCGCGGCATTGTTGAAGAGGCCCTTGTCGCCCTTGCTCTTCGCCGTCTTCACGATCTCTTCGAGCGAGGCGCCTTCGAGCGGCGTTCCGGCAATCGCCGCGTTCGCCTTGTCCACATAGGCCTTGTGGTGCTTGCCGTGATGGAACTCGAGCGTGCGCGCCGACATGTGCGGCTCCAGCGCGTCCTTCGCGAACGGCAACGGCGGAAGTTCGATAGCCATGCATAGCTCCTTCTTGTTCTGGCTGACGGGTATGGGCTGATAACGCAGCGGTCTGACGGATGTTGCGTCAACATCGCGCAAACGGGTGAGTCAGGATGCCGCACCCCTGAGCAGGCCGTGGCGGCGCAGGCAATGGCGCAGCTGGTCGTAGGTGACGGAGAGCGCCTCCGCAGCCGTGCGCTGGTTGTAGCGGCAGGTTTCCAGCGTGCGGACGAGGATGTCGCGCTCGTACTCCGCCACGGCGGCACGCAGGTCGCTGACCGCAGCGCGCTGTTCGGCTGCCGAAACCGCGGCCGCCGCGGGCGCGGCCTTCGGCTCCGCATCCGGCACCACCATCGAACGCCGGGGACGCCAGGGGGACTCGAAGGGATCGAACTGCAGCGCGTCGACCGGCGTCGCCGGGTCTCCCCAACGATAAAGCGCCCGCTCCACGACATTCTTGAGCTCGCGGACGTTGCCCGGCCAGTCGTAGGCACGCAGCTGCCGCCGCACCTCGCGACTGAAGCCCGGGAAGTCCGGCCAGCCCAGCTCCACCGACATGCGGCGCGCGAAATGGTTCGCCAGTTCCATGATGTCGTCGGCGCGGGCGCGCAGCGGCGGCAGCGTGATCACCTCGAAGGAGAGCCGGTCGAGCAGGTCGGCGCGGAAGCGGCCCGCGTCCACCAGCGCGGGCAGGTCCTCGTTGGTCGCCCCGACGATGCGCACGTCGACGGTGAGCGGCCGGTTCGCGCCGAGCCGCGTCAGCTCGCCGTACTCGACGACGCGCAGCAGCCGCTCCTGCGCCGCCGCCGACAGCGTGCCGATCTCGTCGAGGAACAGCGTGCCGCCGTCCGCCTCCTCGAACCGTCCGCGCCGGGCCGAGGTCGCGCCGGTGAACGCGCCTGACTCGTAGCCGAACAGTTCGGCGTCGATCAGGTTCTCGGGCATCGCCGCGCAGTTCATCGCGATGAACGCCTCGTCCCAGCGCGGGCTGAGGCGGTGCAGACGCTCCGCGACCATCTCCTTGCCGGTGCCGCGCTCGCCGATGACGAGCACGGACCGGTTCAGCGCCGCGGCAAGGCTCGCCCGCTCGATCGCGTCGAGCAGTTCGGTCGATTGGCCAACGAGAGTCGCCGAGTCCTTCATTGCCAATACTTAGTGAAAAATCCTAAAATTTTGCAATATGTGCGCACGAGATTTTTGCCGCTTTTGGGCTGAGGTTCATGCAAGCCACTGAAAATCAACAATTCATGTTGTGCCAGAAAAGTTGGCACGCCCTTTGCTGAACATCGGGCAACGGATTTGAAAGCAACAGTTAAACACAGGAGGCATCAATGCTCACCCAGACCAACAGCAACGTCTTCCGGACCCTCTTCTGCACCGTCGGCGCCATCGCGGTCAGCTCGGTCTTCCTCTTCGCCGCGGCGGGTCCCGCCCGCGCCGAAGCCCCGGTCAAGTTCGCCCAGGTCCAGATCATCCCGGTTTCGACGAGCGCCCCGATCGTTTATTGATCGGCCCGCAGCGTCCAGCGGCCGGAGCGGATCCCCCTCCCCAGTCCCCTCCCGCTCCGGCCGCCCCCTTCAACTTCAGGAGTTCAGACCAGATGGGCATTTTCTCGAGGACGCGCGACATCATCGCCGCAAACGTCACCGACCTTCTCGACCGCGCCGAAGATCCGGCGAAGATGATCCGCATGATCATCATGGAGATGGAGGAGACGCTCGTGGAGGTCCGCGCATCCGCCGCCCGCACCATCGCCGACCAGAAGGAGATGCGCCGCACCATCCTGAAGCTGGAGCAGGCGCAGGCGACGTGGGCCGAGAAAGCCGAACTGGCGCTATCCAAGGGCCGCGAGGATCTCGCCAAGGCCGCGCTGCTCGAAAAACAGAAGATGAGTGGCAGCGGCGCCCAGCTGCAGGCCGAGGTCGACCTCCTCGACGAGCAGCTCGCGCACTACGAAGGCGACATCCAGAAGCTGGAAAGCAAGCTTCGCGAGGCACGCACACGCCAGTCGGCGCTGCTGTCGCGGCTCGAGACGGCGAACAACCGGGTTCGTATGCGCAGCCTGCTGCGCGGCCCCAAGGTGGACGAGGCCTTCTCGCGCTTCGAGGTGCTGGAACGCCGCGTCGACTATGCCGAAGGCCAGGTGGACGCGCTCGCGCTCGGTGAAACGAGGACCCTCGAGATGCAGATCGCCGACCTCCGCACCGACGACGCCGTCGAGGCCGAGCTCGCCGCGCTCAAGAGCAAGATGGCCCAGCAGAAGGAGGGTTGATCCATGGCCGAAGCCATCGTTCCGCTTGTCGCCGTTCTTGCCATCTTCATCGGCATGCCGTGGCTGTTCCTGCACTACCGGATGAAATCCAAGCAGAACCGCAGCCTCTCCATCGAGGACGAGCGGATGCTCGACGAACTCCATCAGGCCGCGCTCAGGCTCGAGGACCGGCTGCAGACGATCGAGCGCATCATGTCGGTCGACAATCCCGGCTGGCGCCAGATCGCCGCCGGCAGCCCGATCGGCGAGCGCCCTGAAGACACACGCACGGCAGACATCAGGAGGTTGAAATGAGCTTTGCCCTCGACAAGAGAAACGCCATCTTCCTCGGCGTCTGCGCCGGCTTCGCGAGGATGACGAACACGGATGCGCTCTGGTGGCGGCTCGGCGCCGTCGTCGGCACCGTCCTCGGCTTCGGCCTCTTGCCGATCATCTACCTGCTCGTCGCCTGGCTCGCCCAGCCGCGCACCCACGACGCCTGATACGACACGAACACGGGAGGCATTCCATGTCCAGCCGCACCAAATTCTACCTCAACAAGCGCGAGAAGAAATGGCTGGGCGTGTGCGCCGGGCTTGCGGACTTCACCGGCATCGACGTGCTCTGGTGGCGCGTGGGCGCTGTGGTCGGCACGATCCTCGGCGCGGGCATCCTGCCGGTCGCCTATCTTGTGATCGGCCTCATGGCGTCGGACAAACCCTCGGAATTCTACAGCGAAAGCGTCGTCGACCAGAAGTTCTGGCAGAAGGTGCGGGTCGCGCCGAGCCGCTCGATCCGCGACGTCCACGCCAGCTTCCGCGACATCGACCGCCGCCTCGCGCATGTCGAGAGGCACTACACGTCGCAGAACACGCGGCTCGCCGCCGAGATCGACAGTCTGAAGTAAGACCCGCTCGCCGTCAGGGAGGCCGTCATGGAATTCGCTTCGCCATTCTTCGTGCTCGGCATCGTCGCCATCACCACCGGCGGCTGGCTGGTCAGCACATGGATCCGGGCCCGCCACGGATACCCGATCGAGAACGAGTTCTGGGGCATGAGCCACAAGGACGACGGAACGGGTGACAGCCTCGCGCCGAGCCGCAAGACCGAGCTGCTGGCGAACGAGAACGCGGAAATGAAGGGCCGGATCGCCCGGCTCGAAGAGCGCATCGCGGTTCTGGAGCGCATCGCGACGGACAGGTCGCGCCGGCTCTCCGACGAGATCGAGACCCTTCGCTAGCGCGGGCGGAAGACAGGGGGACGCAAACCATGGCTGCCGAAGTCGGATTTCTGATCGGTCT
Coding sequences:
- a CDS encoding PspC domain-containing protein; its protein translation is MSFALDKRNAIFLGVCAGFARMTNTDALWWRLGAVVGTVLGFGLLPIIYLLVAWLAQPRTHDA
- the pspC gene encoding envelope stress response membrane protein PspC yields the protein MSSRTKFYLNKREKKWLGVCAGLADFTGIDVLWWRVGAVVGTILGAGILPVAYLVIGLMASDKPSEFYSESVVDQKFWQKVRVAPSRSIRDVHASFRDIDRRLAHVERHYTSQNTRLAAEIDSLK
- the pspA gene encoding phage shock protein PspA translates to MGIFSRTRDIIAANVTDLLDRAEDPAKMIRMIIMEMEETLVEVRASAARTIADQKEMRRTILKLEQAQATWAEKAELALSKGREDLAKAALLEKQKMSGSGAQLQAEVDLLDEQLAHYEGDIQKLESKLREARTRQSALLSRLETANNRVRMRSLLRGPKVDEAFSRFEVLERRVDYAEGQVDALALGETRTLEMQIADLRTDDAVEAELAALKSKMAQQKEG
- the pspB gene encoding envelope stress response membrane protein PspB, with the protein product MAEAIVPLVAVLAIFIGMPWLFLHYRMKSKQNRSLSIEDERMLDELHQAALRLEDRLQTIERIMSVDNPGWRQIAAGSPIGERPEDTRTADIRRLK